The genomic window TTGCGTAATGTGCATGCCATTGCCAGGAACGGGAATGGGGCGATCGCGCACAATGCGATCGAAAAACCAACTCTCTACAGGATTGTAATTTTGAGGCCCGTAAATGTACACCGGGCGTACGGCGGTAAAGGGAATTCCTTTTTCCGCTAGATAGGATTCGGTGTCAAATTTGCCCTTGTGGCGGCTGTTGGGGTCGATGGGGTCTTCTTCTTTGTGGGGCATTTGGTCGGATTGTTGGTAAACCCCGGCAGAACTAACGTAAACAAAATGCTGGATATGCCCTTGAAACAAATCGGCGAGGGGTTGGGTGTCTTCCAATTTGCGACCGTTGTTATCAAAAATGGCGTCGAACCGTTCGCTAGCTAAATTCTCTTGGAGGGAACTGGCATCGGTGCGATCGCCGTGAATTTCTCGAACTCCTTCCACGGGAGAGGGTTGGTTACCGCGGTTGTATAAAACCACTTCGTGACCTTCTGCCACCAAAATTTGGGTCAGATAAACGCCAATGAAGCGGGTGCCGCCCATGACCAATACGCGCATGGTGTTTTTACCTCGTGATGCAAACGACAATCATTCCCCATTTTCTATAAATTAGGATTCTTTGGCTATGGTTGCATTGAGGAGGTTTTCTACCACCTGGGCGGGCATAGGCTTGTAGAAAAAGTAGCCTTGCCCGTAGCGGCATTGTAGCTTTTGCAGTTGGCGCACTTGCGGTAGGGATTCGATGCCTTCTGCGATCGCTTGCATTTGCAAATTGCGGGCTAAACTAACAATAGCAGGGAGAATCTTGCCATGGCGGCTGTTGGTGGCAATGGCAGACACGAAGGAGCGATCGATTTTGACGACATCGAAGGGAAAGCGATGCAAATAGTTTAAAGAACAGTATCCCGTACCAAAATCATCAATACACAAAGAAATTTGCCGTTTTTTCAGTTCGTTAAGAATGGCGATCGCCCGTTCGATATCAGACATCAGCACCGT from Geitlerinema sp. PCC 9228 includes these protein-coding regions:
- a CDS encoding NAD-dependent epimerase/dehydratase family protein; translated protein: MRVLVMGGTRFIGVYLTQILVAEGHEVVLYNRGNQPSPVEGVREIHGDRTDASSLQENLASERFDAIFDNNGRKLEDTQPLADLFQGHIQHFVYVSSAGVYQQSDQMPHKEEDPIDPNSRHKGKFDTESYLAEKGIPFTAVRPVYIYGPQNYNPVESWFFDRIVRDRPIPVPGNGMHITQLGHVKDLARAMVCVLGNPKAVGQVYNVSGDRYVTFDGLARACAIAAGKSPEDIKIVHYDPKQFDFGKRKAFPLRVQHFFADTYKAKKQLIWEPEFDLIAGLQDSWKNDYLAQGKDKAEVDFSMDETILQGMAVS